The Xiphophorus couchianus chromosome 3, X_couchianus-1.0, whole genome shotgun sequence genome segment acaaaagattaaaattgtaatgacaatgtttaaaatctaaacaagGCAGTAGCAGCACAGAGAAGCATAGTCAAACACAATTTCCATTTGAACTTTGAAGTTAAGTCAAAATAActtgtatataaaaacataatttgacatttattgtCAGTTTTCTTCATCCACATCCCTACAGTGTCTTGAGATAAAGAGGTTGAATATTTCTGATTGCAACCGTTATTAGTTAAAACGTGTAATGTGACACTTCTGCTTACTTGGCACATGTAAAATAACATATATTACATTAATATGAAACGCAACTATAACAATATAATATATACCGGTACATAAAAAAGACCTCAAtactttttaagtaaaaatgacaAGCTTAGATTGTGCAGCAagaatgtgaaatatttctgtgaCCATGATGAGGCTTGGAAACTTTCATATTACACAATTTGGGTCTTTTCCCTTTTATtctatatattatttatatcaaCTTTCCACATTCCCACAAAAGTCTTTCGGCTTTAAAACTTCCCCTTTCTGAGCAGGAAATCCCTCAGGTGATGTCTGAGTCACTCCGGGGTAATTTTGTTGATCATTACTGGCTTCATTTATTGTTATGCACTCGTCATCTGGTTCATCTCCTCCTCTGAGCGACACTGGTCATGTGGCGCCTCCATGCCCAGCTCCCACAGTGAGCTCCTGCATTCAACCTTTGCACATGTAAGGACGCTGAATACTGCTTTCCGGAAgtttccacaaaacaaaaagtataaaGGAGGCCTGACGCAGGCACTGATGCAGCTTACAGCTGAGGTGACTTTCACAGCTGCTTTTAAAGAATTAATATGATCTACAAAAAGGTTTTTGAGAAAGTCTTTCGATGTGTAGGAGATGGTGTCTATAAAGAGGGTGATGTTGTATGGGATCCAGCAGAGTAGGAAAACTCCCACCAGAGATAAGATGAGCAGAACAGGTCTTATCCTGATCTGGCGATTGGATTTGCATTGTATCATGATGTGGGAACAGAACACAATTTGGATAAGTGCAGGGAGGAAGAAGCCGACTCCAAGGTGGAGCACACGTGAGATTAGCTGCCAGTCAACTTTAGTTTTGGGGTGAGAGTGAGCAGAGAGGGCTTTTCCTGGCATTGACTCAGTATTGACAAGAAAAATCCCATCCAGGACAGTAAGGGTGACAGAAATGAGCCACGCCAGCAGACAGCCCAGGATCGCCAAGCTGGTTCTGTGGTTTCTACACCGGCCGGCATGTATGGAGGACAGGTAGTGATCCAGGCAGATGCAAACCAGAAGAAATGCCCCCACATATAGGTTGatctagaaaaagaaaaacagccagaagaaaaccttttatgaAAGTCTTTAATAATGTTCCCACAGCCTCAGGAAATTGACTGTTGTACACAGTCAATCACAGTTTGACTAGACTGGTTTGGATAATATGTCTGACATACTTCAAGGATCTTTGACTGGGACATATTCTTTAAATCCTGTTAAAAAGGTAAATAGGGCATCTTACCATCACTTCTGCAGCAATGTCAAAATTGTTAGCTTGTTATACTTACTGTATATAGTAATATTGTGTCGTTACGGGTTATATTTCTAACTTGGGGTAAAAGAAGTTAGTGCCAGACAGAGAGTTGGCGCTACATCAAGAAACCCGTTGAATATAATTAATTTCCTTACTTGCATCTCCCAGACAAAACCTGGAAATCTCAGATGTTATATAAGGAAAGTTCATGTTCCCAGAGCAGTGGGCTTGTCTGATAAGTGATCTTTTTTATACAGTAAACAGGATATAGGCAGCTGTTGCAGCCAAATTATTTCCACAGAAATCTCTTTCACTTTCACTGTCAGATTTCAACACAAAACCTACCTTAAAAAAAGCTCCACAGACCCTGAGGACAGTCTGTGAGCACCATCCACAGCTTTGAGTGGCATGGGCAGCATAGAGGGGCAGGGTCAACAGCAGCAGGATGTCCACCACTCCTAGTTGGAGAATAAAACTGTCCGATATTCTCCAGGGTCGCCTCTTCTGAGCCAGGACTGCCAGGAGAAGTCCATTCCCCAACAACCCAACGATCACCAATATGGAGAACAGAATTGGGATCCACACTGCCTTATCGACATCTTCATCTTTATATTTGTAGTCATAGTCATAGTCGGAGGGTTGAGTCTCGTTCAATATTCCATCCAAAATTACCATTGTAAGCTGATGAGACACAGAAACAGGAGAGAATTCAGAAGTGATACAGCTTCTCAGcacctcaaaaacaaacatttataacccccagtctctctctctgtctttgcaACAGAGCAGaacgataaaaaaaaacattcctttgGGAAATCCAGCTCATAACAACATGCTGAGACTCACAATAGCCTAAGTGGTGCAATGTCATTGtgatgcaattaaaaaaaaaacccatttccTGTTAGTCACTCTCACATGAACacagttttataattaaatatCAGTTTAAAATCTCTAGTGAgatttttctgttaaacaaTTCAGTCATTTCATATGTAGTGTGTCAACTCCATGTCAAAAGTTTGttgtaaaacattatttatttgagaTCAAATCTGTCCTCCAAAAAACAAGTTGTGTGAACACATACCTAGGATGACATCACATTAGGCATAAGAGTTGTAAGTGTACTTAATATCTTTCCAGCTGCTTCCTCACGTATTGAGTGAAATTCCTTCTAAAAATTTGTTCACTGGAAATCCgcagtaaaactttaaaagtgcaGCGTTAGTCAGCATTATTTACGACAATACGAGAACAAAGACAGATTGAAAAGGAACTTCGGGgtttataagaaaaatataaatgccCGCCATAGTGTACACAGATGCAGCTGATCGGCCCCATTCGTttgcctcttgtgatgtcatcaactcaGAGACGAAAAGGAgaaggttcttttttttaatcctcctCTGGGCTTTTTAAAGTAACGTGTTTTGGGAAATCATGAAGTGGGGAAACTCGTACTTTACAACCTCGCTGTGTTCGTGTTGAAAATGTCAATTCCAGCTACGCTGTCAACCTTAAGCACATTTACGATAAGCTTGTCTTGACGAAACTAAAAGGTAAATGCAAACGACAGTTTTCAGTAGCAGGCAAATGAGGCTGTGCGATCACTTACCGATATCCCCTGTAGGGTTTCAGCTGCAGTTTATAGAGGCGTCACCTCCGTGGTGTGCAGCGATAAACGCAACAGTTTGCAGTCAACTCGCCAGACAGACTCGGACAGTAAAACAGACGCTCCCTGTTTTTGGTAAGATGCCAGACGTTTTACAGCAGCTGACAAGCGGCTGTTAAGTTCCTGCGGGAAAACAGACCCGCTGCTCACAGACAGACCTTGTTGGTATTCTTAATTATAAGTCAGAGATCATGACTGTTTATTAACAAACGAAACCGTTCGTAGCGAGAGTTTGGGGGTGGatcttcagaaacaaaaaaagaaaaaagaaagatatcAAGACTGATTTAGGAAAACGCGCACCTGCCGGAAGTTGTGCGTCTTTGAGGCAGATCTGGCTGTGAAGTAAAGTCACAGAATAAATTAATACGGACACACACGGACTTTAattctttttctcactttgcTACTTTGGATTTTACAAATCGCTTTTTGTGTTCCTTTTTCTGTCAATTGACATGACCTAAAGCCTTTTGGctgtattatttttcaaaataaattctgcaattaaatatattgacctaaatataaatataagcCTTATAAAAATTAACGCAAACAATTGTTTGAATTAGCAAGTTGCGATTTTTTCAGTTAACTGGAAAAGGTAATATGCCATAGCGAAATATTTTAAGACGCCACAGTATAATTTTGAAGACAACCTTTTCTCACTTCCGCAAACGTCACTGTTGAAGTAATTTGACATCCAatgtgtgaaaaacacaaagcgATGCTGCACTAACAGGACGTTTCCACCAGAGGGAGCTGTTGTATCTGATGAAAAACAGACTTGTCACTTATTTAGCGGACAGTAAGGAATAATAACATTCATTCTTCCAggtgaaatttatttaaatcaatgtAATATTTTAGTGGGAACATTGGGATTAAGTGAGGAATAATCTAGCTTCTGTCATTTCCCAATTATTGGGTAATAATAGATTGAAATCTCAAGGGTTTTATTGCATTGATGTTCTGTTTTCTAAGTGAAtgtgtgggatttttttttctagatatcAAAAACTTCCAAACATCGGTTGCAAATTTGTCCATCctgctttttaaatctttcttgGAAATTAGATTATTTCCCCTTGATAGATTGTGAAGTGCAGGAAGtgatctttgctttttttgcaaTACTGTACTGAATTTCTGGAGAGCATCACACTTAATAACTGAAGAGAAACGTAGCTCTAAAAGTAGGTTCAGAATAATAGTCCCAATACAAAATTTGTAACTTTTGGGCTTGTTGTATTTTTCCACTTCAAACTAAAACCTCTCACAAACACTGGGCCTGCCTTTCTCTAGTTTTACACCATGATTTCAGAAGTCCTCTTTCACGTACTTCCCATTTTGAACAAACCTTAATGTAGAGACAGTTCATCTTATGACACGTGGCATTAAATTTGTACAAAGATGACACAAAGTTTTACTGAGCATCACTTCAGGAAACTTGAGTCATGAATGGCACATATATGTAACACCGTCGGCCACAAGTACCATCAGTGGTGAAACCGTCGCTGTGAAAGTGTCTCACCAATAACACAGACACTACTTACTAAGCTGGACTTTAGTAAAGGGCTACAGAGGCAGTAGTCAAGGGGCCccaagttgttgttgttttttttttggctctgtgaatttattttctttagattgaatttatgttttgcaaaaagaaaatttgccaAAGAAGTGAAACCTTAtgttaacaattttttttttctgattttcatatTGATGGCTAATATACAACAATTTTGTATGTGAAGATATCCAGATAGCCAGACTTCTAAAGCAATTATGAATTCAAGCACGCCAGATGTTACCACAGCAAACCTTCAGACAAACTTTAAGTTGAAGACTTAAGTTGTATTTTGAAGAAGTGTCACATTAATGGGCGTGGCATAGTTACTGTAACATTTTTCAGCACCAGTTTCTTTGTAAAACCAACCATTTCGTAAAAATGTTGCCatattttaaagtaactttGTAAAATGGGCAAAAAGATAATCATATTGCAAAATGAAACAAGTTTCATTTGAACATAATCCGTCCATCATAATGTGTGCACAACCTGGGTAAGCAACCATTACAAACCTGAGTCATTTTTAACTTCAAgactttttagttttagtttaaagCCCAAAAGCAACATGACTTTAACTATAggagttacatttttttaactaaagaacaatttcaattaaactttttagGGTTATTGCAATTTTTCTTCAATTGGGGCTTCTGTTTTTATAGACTTTTGGACATCAATATAGAAGCTGTCTGTTTGCAACCTATTACCAAAACTTCCCAAAAAATGCAATTTCTTGTATTGTTAGTGTCATTCTTCGGCAAAATATCTTgcatacattaaataaaaatgcctcGGATAAACTTTTAAGGCTAAAATtcttacatttacattttacaacattGCTcgtatatttagaattttttggCCAACGTTTTTAGGATCCACAGTGGATGGTCTGAAGAGCAGATAGTCCTAAATCTGGCTGTGGATCGTAATGAGATGATAAACTGAATCTGAGCTTTTTCTGATGTTAGAAACACTTTGACATGTTTGAGCAACTTCTTGATATTACATGTATACTGGAGCATGACTTTGAATTCTGTAGCttataaaacaacaatgaaaacctaaaattcaCCACAGCTGATTTGTTACtcttcttagattttttttttttttttttaaagcatacaCCATGACTAAATGTCCAATATAAGATCATTCAATTTGTTAAATTCCtaatttaaacactgaaagctcatttgcaaaaaatgagGTATAGCAGTAAGAACATTTTGCTGACAATGCTTTTATGTCTGAAAAAATATTGGTATTTATGCCAAgaagatgttctttttttttttttttgctgacctAGCACTGTTTTTTTGGCTTTAGGTTTAATTGCTGACAATAAATAGTATTTTTGCTGATAGACTGTGGGTATTATTGGGTTAACCCTCTACAAAAACAAGAGTAGGTGCTGACTAAATGATTTGTAAAGGTCAACTTTCATTCTGTCTTTTCATAGCATTACTTGCATTGACCCAGGGTTTGCACTTTACCTCTGCATATTCTGCAGAAAGTCGAACTACAtacagagaaaaacactttgtcttagttgcaaaaacatttatttcaaagaaatcatCCATAAAAAAACATAGGGAAACTTTAATGTACAAAATCCAGGTTAATTTCCTCTTTTACAGCAGAGTTTTATGTTCAACATATCTatctgagacaaaaaaaaaacatctcatgaAAAATAGTAagataaaactttaacacaTCCAGCAATTTAATATATACAGGTGGACCTCCTGAGAATTGGACAAACAATAAACTGTGGTATATGAGTCTGATTGCTGAGGGTGAGGTCAGGCTTTAAACTGCTGAACAAGCTTTTTTAAGAAGTATGAAGAAATCCCCATATTTCTCAAGATGTAACCCATGGACAGAAAATCTGCACGTTCCCAGAAACGCTTTACAACTTCACCTTGTACAATCTACGCAGTGCTACAGTGTTGACAGtaagtcataaaaaacaacataaagagaACTGCACTGACATTTAAGCACCAATGTtacataaacaaacattaatgttgttaatgagaacattttctggaattattttttttgaagtttCTATATTTCAAAACTCACCCTCCACCACTCACCCACATTTCTCTCTTCACCTCTAAACAATATCAGATCATGACAGAGTAGGAGGTATGTTCACTGTCTGCAGATGTTAGAGATCCTGTGCTCTTTCTAGATCTTCTCTCCTTCAACCTTTCAATTCCCACCCAGCCTCTCTGCCCAAGCATCTCcttgcacattttcagcagctcTCTCCTGAACTTCACCCCAACAAAGCCG includes the following:
- the LOC114141556 gene encoding C-X-C chemokine receptor type 3-like; the protein is MVILDGILNETQPSDYDYDYKYKDEDVDKAVWIPILFSILVIVGLLGNGLLLAVLAQKRRPWRISDSFILQLGVVDILLLLTLPLYAAHATQSCGWCSQTVLRVCGAFFKINLYVGAFLLVCICLDHYLSSIHAGRCRNHRTSLAILGCLLAWLISVTLTVLDGIFLVNTESMPGKALSAHSHPKTKVDWQLISRVLHLGVGFFLPALIQIVFCSHIMIQCKSNRQIRIRPVLLILSLVGVFLLCWIPYNITLFIDTISYTSKDFLKNLFVDHINSLKAAVKVTSAVSCISACVRPPLYFLFCGNFRKAVFSVLTCAKVECRSSLWELGMEAPHDQCRSEEEMNQMTSA